Below is a genomic region from Daphnia pulicaria isolate SC F1-1A chromosome 10, SC_F0-13Bv2, whole genome shotgun sequence.
ACCTTCGCTCTTGGACAAACAGCCGTTAGTTTAGCCTACTGTTTAGGTTAGTTGATTTCaatagttaaatttttaaacttaCAAATGAGTGACGAATAATTTGCTCCTACTGAACAGGTCCAATGTTAGGTGGAATGCTGGTGGAATCTTTGGGCTTTCCTCGCCTGATGCTTTGCATGGGTGTTTTGAATTTAGTCTTTGCTCCACTTGTCCTAATCCTTAAATCCGATGAACCTGAAAAAGTATCTGAGCTAACTGCTCTGACGTTATTCTCGTCTGATCACAGGGGATACAGTCGATTCGAAAATGAAGAACTCGAGAATGCAGAAGAAAAACGTTAGAAAATTGTAAATCTGTATGAAcgatttttctcatcaatttggACATGTTATTAATACCGAGCGGTTTCgtcaaatatatataaatagacGTGTTTCGAATTATTAGTACACTGGAATTTAAGACATGGTTAACTGTCTACGTCTTGAAAGTTCTTTTTGATAATGCTAGATCTTGCAACCCGAACATGAAGGTGGATTTACTGAAGTAGATGTCGACTGACGCTGGAATCTTCTAATAGCCGTCTCTCCATGCTGAATACCTGAGCCCAATTTATTGGGGTCAAGTTCAcctttaaatattaaaaaaaataacagaaattaattttgattgtaACACAAAATTTAGGATTTACATTACCCGTTTCAACTTTAGAAAGAATGGTCTTTGCACATTGTAGGAATGCTTCTTCGACATTTTCACCGGTTAACGCACTGGCTTCTAGGAACATTAGatctgaataaaaagaaatcttgAATTCGACAAATGTTTACAAACTATTACTTAAACGAATAACGACTTACCATTTTCTTGTGCAAATTGAGAGGCCTCTAGAAATGAAACTTGTCGATCTTCTTCTAAATCTCTTTTGTTCCCAACCAACAAAACAACCAAGTTGGGATTTGCTAAATTTTGAGCGTCAGTAAGCCAATTCGAAACGGCGTTGTAACTTTCTCTCGAACTGATATCGTAGACCAAAAGCGCTCCAGCCGCTCCTCGATAATAGCTTTTTGTAACGGACCTcaattattacaaaaaaattagcatacaACTGATAGTATTCAACAAGAGACAATTGTGATACTTGAATCGTTCCTGTCCAGCCTGAAACACAAACAATGATTTAGCTATTTGGTAAacagaataaaattaaatgtgcTATATTACAGTGTCCCATATTTGCAACTTCACTTGTTTTCCTCCAATTGTGACGATCTTTGAACCAAATTCCACGCCAATTGTGTGGCTGCTATCTTGCTTGACTGTCAaccaagaagagaaaatgtaaatgagggaatttttaataaatgtgcattaataataaattatattGTTGCAAAAAAAAGTCCTGTTAGACAAGCTGTAAAAGCAACTACAAATTTATAGGTTTCAAACAATCTACCTTTCATATACAAGACAATTTCATTTGTTGTGTAACTATCTacaaattttacaataaaaaaaaaaagcatggCTTACATTTTTTCTCAATGAAATGGTGTAATAAGCAGGATTTTCCTGTGCCTGCACTTCCAatgacaagaaatttgaagAGGAATTCTGAATAAGATAAAAGTAGAATTGATTAGAATTGTGACTtttgaacaataaaaaaatgggttgACGTTTGTctaatgaacaaaaagtaaacaagaaaatacTACCGAAATTTTCAGCCATCCTTGGGCATACAATTACGGAGAAAGGCTATATCAATAAACCAATGCAAAGGCTCTCAGTCTCAAGTATCAGTAAGAAACTGTCAAAACCAGAAATCAACTAACAGGATGCAGCTTTTGTGATTGCGAGGGAAGTGATTGGCTACATGAGTTCATGAAGTCTAACAAGTTAGTTAGCAGACGTTTtttctcggctcaaaaaacaACTTAGTCATTAGCGCCACCTTTTGTATGTTGTAttcaatagaaaataaaataattttgtaatttacTTGTATTCCTGAAGaaatttacattaaaaaaaaccaagtgtagctttaattaaattatttaaattacaacAAATTGACCGTATTATTTTGTAACAAGCTTGAAATTGATCTATACGGAAGTAAATGTTGAGAATTCTTCAGCAGTTCCACTTCTATTTCACCCctgataaaatcaaataagaattttGAATACAAtgtgaagaaaaaattatttgaattcaatACAAACACTTACTCGCTAGTGCCATCGCTCACAAGAACTGAGGGGGCATCATCCTTAACGCATACGAAAACGTAGCTGTCTCGGTTTGGAGTTGTAATGAATTTTTGGGTGTTGATTTCTCTCATGTTTGTAGGCATGTGTCTAAGTCCAAGAGTTTTTAGGTGGGTTTCTGTGTTGGAGTTtagtctgtaaaaaaaaaatggttgtttAAGGAACTTAACAAAAATAACTGGTAATACTATACTCTTgtgcaaattttaattcatcttCAGTAAGCAAACTTGGTTCATTTcgttgtcttttgttttcattgttCAACAAGTAGCCAaggaatttttctattttctccaGACGTATTCTTAGGTATGATGTAACTACATAGCGTATTCTTTCAACCtaacaaatgtttaaaaaaaatattagtaaAGGGGGAAGGGCATAATCTTAATTTAGTAGTTCATACTTCCATTCGATGCAAAGCAAATCGAAAATCTGATTTAGAAATGGCCATCAGATTCTCTTCCATGTTCTTTGTCTGCTCTAAAAGACAGTCAACTAGCTCAGTCTGTGGAGATAATAATTCTGGGGCGAGCATTTCATTGAGCCAGCTCTTGACATACAATAATACAGAGGAATGTCAACATCAAACAGGACATTTTTGGCACGTCTAATCATTCCAAACCTCTTCGAGTTTCTTGACGGCTTCAGAAGCAGATAAGAATTCGGCGTCTTCGGTCTCTGATATAGTATCCGCTGTTCCGAAAAGATCACTTAGTTGCGTTAGATTTCCGGAATAGGAAGCCATTATTATTCTTAATTCAATCGTATAAACGAAATTTTACCACAAGCCGACTGACACTATTTGACAGGGGGCCTCACAAAACAACGTTTCccgccaaaaacaaaaacatggtTGCATGACTCGTCTAATGAAGCCAGAGCTCAAATGTTCTATTTTTTCCTTGGATTATTGTTCCGTTCTAAACGGGTTTGTTCTTCAAACATTTGCAAAGCAAACCTGGCcctctttgaaaaaatatatcaGTTTAAGCTAAGCGTGTCAAtcgacaacaaacaaaacaagtcgTTTCTGCCATTTGGTTAAGTGCTGGCTCATCGACTTTAAGAATACATTATGCAAATGCAAGCGAGCGGAAACCATGTATATTTTTAGTTGCATCTTATATTCTAAGAAAAGATGTTGTGATTTGGCCAAGTTTGTACCGGGCGGACGGTACTAGTGCCTTAAGGTAGAGCAAGGTAAACAATAGTAAGGCAACCATCACGGTATACTCGACATTTTGTTCAACTCGGCATGAATTTTTGTGCGTTGGCGTTTCGCATTTCCTTCAACTCCTGTTCCATCACAGTTATCGGTGGAATTGGACggcgaaaaaagagagaacgtTAAAAATGAGGACAGGATTTCGAAATCGAAAGAAGATGGTTTGTTCCTACGTGGCATCCGTGTTCGCGAATACGCAACATCCTTGTAAAAATAAGCAATCTAGTGCTATTATTAGATTACGAAATGTACAGAGATCGCACGAcgagtatttattatttacaagAAAAGACATCCCTTTTGCGTGGTCTGTACAAACCGTAGGTATATGTACGTATAATTACGTATCTGGCGGCAGGTGGTTAACTAAACAGAGCGGACGTTGAGTGACGAACTGCACATGGACCGTTTCCAGACGATCATTGAAATTGCTGCACTCGGGTCTAAATAAAACCGTCACATAAGGAACTCTAGTTTTCATTTACGCCAACTGTAGCACAAAATGCTACAGTAAGAGAATTAAGGGGTAGTAGTATAGacggagaaaacaaaacaagctcTTCGGGTTGTCGTGACGTGTTGAGCGccaagaaaaaactaaaaagaactAGCGAGGCCGTATTCAAGAGACCGGCTCAAGCATAGCGGGCGTTCAGTCTGTAAGGATCTGGCTAGCGGAGCTGGCTCGATCACTTAAAGCTCCTTCTTTTAGTCCACGAGCAATAAAAACTGCATATCGTTTCGAAAAGCAAAGTTCCGCAGTTCGCACAGTGTGGGGGAATCGACGTCGATTTATTATTGGGAATATATCAACAGCTAGCTACCACAACACATTTATTATCGAGaggtgaaaacaaaaagaaagtcgatttccgGAGTGCGCGCGCTGGCG
It encodes:
- the LOC124314811 gene encoding ras-related protein Rab-4B-like: MAENFEFLFKFLVIGSAGTGKSCLLHHFIEKKFKQDSSHTIGVEFGSKIVTIGGKQVKLQIWDTAGQERFKSVTKSYYRGAAGALLVYDISSRESYNAVSNWLTDAQNLANPNLVVLLVGNKRDLEEDRQVSFLEASQFAQENDLMFLEASALTGENVEEAFLQCAKTILSKVETGELDPNKLGSGIQHGETAIRRFQRQSTSTSVNPPSCSGCKI
- the LOC124314805 gene encoding DNA replication complex GINS protein SLD5-like produces the protein MASYSGNLTQLSDLFGTADTISETEDAEFLSASEAVKKLEESWLNEMLAPELLSPQTELVDCLLEQTKNMEENLMAISKSDFRFALHRMEVERIRYVVTSYLRIRLEKIEKFLGYLLNNENKRQRNEPSLLTEDELKFAQELNSNTETHLKTLGLRHMPTNMREINTQKFITTPNRDSYVFVCVKDDAPSVLVSDGTSEGEIEVELLKNSQHLLPYRSISSLLQNNTVNLL